CAGATCGTGGAGTATGCAGAACAGAAACTGATCGAAATCGGATGTCCGAAAATTAATTTAATGGTTAGAAAGACCAACCAGGGAGTTATTGAATTTTATAAAGCAGTCGGCTATCAAGATGATCCGGTCGTGGTTTTGAGTAAGAGGTTGATTCCAGATATGTAAACTGCCATTGCGAGATTTTCTAGTTGATGTTACTAACGAAGCAATTTTTTTTATCATCAGGTTAGATTTGAAGATTTATCCGCAATAGACGGGATTGCTTCGGAAGAATTCCTTTGAGAGAAACCAGCCAAAGGCTGGTAAACCTCGCAATGACAGAAAAGTTGTTAAAGGAG
This Candidatus Cloacimonadota bacterium DNA region includes the following protein-coding sequences:
- a CDS encoding GNAT family N-acetyltransferase; translated protein: QIVEYAEQKLIEIGCPKINLMVRKTNQGVIEFYKAVGYQDDPVVVLSKRLIPDM